A portion of the Bdellovibrionales bacterium genome contains these proteins:
- a CDS encoding PilZ domain-containing protein, translated as MTNTEEINKGSPVAESGRRRRRVPRRAFVRQIGILLKGQYYIGNSWEIGEGGMLIGSNIPMQENQLILLTFLLLDFQYVVVRGAVRYCHPQGKKFGIEFQNLDFQMKRRIRIYVASKLAAETQNPEI; from the coding sequence ATGACGAATACAGAAGAAATAAATAAAGGAAGTCCAGTTGCGGAGAGCGGCAGAAGACGACGGAGAGTTCCTCGCCGTGCTTTTGTGCGCCAAATTGGGATTTTGCTTAAGGGTCAATATTACATTGGAAACAGCTGGGAAATTGGTGAGGGTGGAATGCTCATCGGATCGAATATTCCCATGCAGGAAAATCAACTTATTCTCCTCACATTTCTTTTGCTGGATTTCCAATATGTGGTCGTGAGAGGAGCTGTGCGTTACTGCCATCCTCAGGGCAAGAAATTTGGAATTGAGTTTCAAAATTTAGACTTTCAGATGAAAAGAAGAATCAGAATATACGTGGCTTCCAAATTGGCCGCTGAAACTCAAAACCCCGAAATTTAG
- the rpsT gene encoding 30S ribosomal protein S20: MANHKSAAKRARQTVVKTARNSRGKSAVRTYEKNLQKALELGDKNSVQQLLVLFSSKAGKAAQKGVCTAKSVSRKIGRLSKQVHQLVSSK, from the coding sequence TTGGCAAATCATAAGTCAGCCGCAAAACGGGCCCGCCAGACAGTAGTTAAAACAGCGCGCAACTCACGTGGCAAGAGTGCCGTTCGAACCTACGAAAAGAACCTACAGAAGGCCTTGGAGCTAGGAGATAAAAATTCAGTTCAACAATTGCTGGTTTTGTTCTCTTCTAAAGCAGGAAAAGCGGCCCAAAAAGGTGTCTGCACAGCTAAATCTGTCTCAAGAAAAATTGGCAGACTTTCTAAACAAGTTCACCAGTTGGTTTCATCCAAATAG